A genomic stretch from Sphingobacterium sp. ML3W includes:
- a CDS encoding glutamate synthase subunit beta, protein MGKITGFKEFERVLPTKEAVEGRVQHFKEFNKGYSENELNKQAARCMDCGIPFCHSGCPLGNVIPEFNDAVYDGKWEEAYQILTSTNNFPEFTGRICPAPCESACVLGIHSTPITIEEIEKHIIEIAFKKGYVKAHKSYLKTGKRIAVVGSGPAGLAAAAQLNKAGHDVTVFERDDQVGGLLRYGIPDFKLEKSVIDRRINLMKESGIEFKVNTEVGKDISFYELKAYDAVVLATGSTVPWHMQLPGHEAKGIHFAMDFLKQQNQEVSGIDIDQERILATNKHVVVIGDGDTGSDCIGTSNRHRAKSITQIARKPTPAKERLRNNPWPMDKVTFGTSSSQEEGCERLWATETQEFVHDENGHVKAVKIKEVQYEVDEFGRRTRLGESEVREIPADLVLLAIGYKHTEQRLLEQLGVRVDEKGNILANDKDYQTSVENIFTAGDCRKGQSLVVWAISEGRECARKVDEYLMGYSELESKDFLAAQNA, encoded by the coding sequence ATGGGAAAAATTACAGGTTTTAAAGAATTTGAGCGCGTGCTTCCAACAAAAGAAGCTGTTGAAGGCCGTGTACAGCACTTCAAAGAATTTAATAAAGGATATTCTGAGAATGAGCTGAATAAACAGGCTGCACGATGTATGGATTGCGGTATTCCATTTTGCCATTCAGGCTGTCCATTGGGCAATGTTATTCCTGAATTCAATGATGCGGTATATGACGGAAAATGGGAAGAGGCATACCAGATCCTGACCTCAACCAATAACTTTCCAGAATTTACAGGCCGGATATGTCCAGCACCATGCGAATCTGCTTGTGTGCTTGGAATCCATAGCACACCGATCACAATCGAAGAAATTGAAAAACATATCATTGAGATAGCATTCAAAAAGGGCTATGTTAAAGCCCATAAGAGCTATTTAAAAACAGGCAAGCGTATTGCTGTGGTTGGTTCTGGCCCTGCCGGACTTGCCGCTGCAGCACAGCTGAATAAAGCGGGCCATGACGTCACTGTTTTTGAACGTGACGATCAGGTCGGTGGTTTGCTCCGATATGGTATTCCAGATTTCAAACTGGAAAAGTCTGTTATCGACCGCCGGATTAATTTAATGAAAGAGTCAGGAATTGAATTTAAAGTAAATACAGAGGTCGGAAAAGACATAAGCTTCTACGAATTGAAAGCTTATGATGCTGTAGTATTGGCTACTGGATCTACCGTACCTTGGCACATGCAACTACCTGGACATGAAGCCAAAGGAATACACTTTGCCATGGATTTCTTGAAACAGCAGAATCAAGAAGTTAGCGGTATTGATATTGATCAAGAGCGTATTCTGGCAACAAACAAACATGTCGTCGTGATTGGCGACGGCGATACAGGTTCGGATTGCATTGGTACCTCCAACCGTCATCGTGCCAAGAGTATTACACAGATCGCCCGTAAACCGACTCCAGCAAAAGAACGTTTAAGAAACAATCCCTGGCCGATGGACAAAGTAACCTTCGGAACCTCCTCTTCGCAAGAGGAAGGCTGCGAGCGTCTTTGGGCAACGGAAACACAAGAGTTTGTTCATGACGAAAATGGCCATGTCAAAGCGGTAAAAATTAAGGAAGTTCAATACGAAGTCGATGAATTCGGACGCCGTACAAGATTGGGTGAATCCGAAGTTCGGGAAATTCCAGCTGATCTGGTTTTATTGGCTATTGGCTACAAACATACCGAGCAAAGACTATTGGAGCAACTCGGCGTACGTGTGGACGAAAAAGGAAATATCCTGGCAAACGATAAAGACTACCAAACTTCAGTGGAAAATATCTTCACAGCAGGTGACTGCCGTAAAGGACAATCCTTGGTGGTCTGGGCGATTTCTGAAGGCCGGGAGTGTGCACGAAAAGTAGACGAATACCTCATGGGTTATTCCGAACTTGAAAGCAAGGATTTCCTAGCCGCACAAAATGCTTAG
- a CDS encoding esterase-like activity of phytase family protein: MKRLYSVLGIALLCASCSKNDVSKIIDPIVSLTYPDKAVATDPKVLGTVGEVKVYNGGYGSSMVQDPNDKTVFYLLTDRGPNIDGTEKNSKVFANPMFTPQIGKFRLKDNVLVFESAIELKNKNGVKLNGLPNPEGKGGSGENALDTNGKDLGKSEDGIDSEGLARAADGSWWVSDEYGPHIVHFDASGKEIERINPWTTGKKLPLVFAKRRPNRGMEGLTITPDGKTLVGIMQFPLYNPSKDAVKNSFVIRIVTMDIATGNTKQYVYMMERTDLQAVSEIAAVSNSTFIVLERDDKYATEATRKDVFKKIYQIDLAGATDISDDKNGEKGRLFDDKSVEELKDATTLAKYNIKPVTKTLVADLMTDIKELYPHDKAEGLAVINSSLIAVCNDDDFGVTGEGIYKSKILPAINTVDKNSIYFIKLKTPIK, translated from the coding sequence ATGAAAAGACTATACAGTGTATTGGGGATTGCTCTTTTGTGTGCTTCCTGCAGCAAGAATGATGTGTCAAAGATTATTGATCCAATTGTCAGTTTAACTTATCCGGATAAGGCTGTAGCCACAGATCCAAAAGTATTGGGTACGGTTGGTGAGGTCAAGGTGTATAATGGTGGGTATGGATCTTCTATGGTTCAGGATCCGAATGATAAAACAGTATTTTATCTTTTGACGGATCGCGGACCAAATATTGATGGTACAGAAAAAAATAGCAAAGTCTTTGCTAACCCGATGTTTACGCCGCAGATCGGTAAATTTCGATTAAAGGATAATGTGTTGGTTTTTGAATCAGCAATTGAATTAAAGAATAAAAATGGTGTAAAATTGAATGGCTTGCCGAACCCTGAGGGTAAAGGTGGTTCGGGAGAGAACGCTTTGGATACGAATGGAAAGGATTTGGGAAAAAGCGAAGACGGCATCGATTCGGAAGGCCTGGCGAGAGCTGCCGATGGCTCTTGGTGGGTAAGTGATGAGTATGGGCCACATATCGTTCACTTTGATGCTTCTGGAAAGGAGATTGAGCGGATCAATCCTTGGACAACAGGAAAGAAATTACCATTGGTATTTGCCAAACGTCGCCCAAATCGTGGGATGGAGGGATTGACCATAACACCAGATGGAAAGACCTTGGTCGGTATTATGCAATTTCCTCTTTATAACCCTTCTAAGGATGCGGTGAAGAATTCTTTTGTCATACGCATTGTCACCATGGATATTGCGACAGGAAATACGAAACAGTATGTGTATATGATGGAAAGAACCGATTTACAGGCAGTAAGTGAGATTGCTGCGGTGTCTAACTCTACTTTTATTGTACTGGAGCGTGATGACAAATACGCAACAGAGGCAACACGTAAGGATGTGTTTAAAAAGATTTATCAGATAGACCTTGCGGGAGCAACGGATATATCTGATGATAAGAATGGTGAAAAGGGAAGACTGTTTGATGATAAGAGCGTTGAAGAGCTAAAAGATGCCACTACTTTGGCTAAATATAATATTAAGCCTGTAACCAAAACTTTGGTGGCTGATTTAATGACGGATATCAAAGAACTGTATCCGCATGACAAAGCCGAAGGATTGGCTGTTATTAATTCGTCTTTAATTGCGGTATGTAACGATGATGATTTTGGCGTTACGGGAGAGGGGATTTATAAATCGAAAATATTACCAGCGATAAACACTGTTGATAAGAATAGCATCTACTTCATTAAATTAAAGACTCCGATAAAGTAA
- a CDS encoding VIT domain-containing protein codes for MKKTVLALLILLVFSNVDTKSQIKPGREVPSLKIKNEQRVDAAKLVDLKVAVSIFGNIAKTSMTMTFENTTNRDLEGELTFPMPEGVSVSGYALDINGKLRQAVPVDKNKGTEVFESIETRRVDPGLLEKVEGNNFRSRIYPLPSKGRRTIQISYSENLTPESDQALYYYLPLNYNSIIENVELNINVYQGNKKPSFTEQPDGSLAFSEQNHNYAATLHKQQFKSSKNLAIKLPLNENAVSGLKQFNQDGSFYFLANAKLEIPKQTQKKWGNSIAIIWDRSLSSKNRDLEKEFSLLDQFFSENQNISVDLGYLDIRFSKARTFQISQGNWEELRNQLKQTVYDGGTDYSQVKSGVLHGANYLFFSDGLSTFGQSKIVLDQPTYCITSSTSSDYANLKQIAQTHYGKMVNLTNTTSTQAYNTLNSIDLLFLGVKEQYAFTEIYPEKGSPVQSYFSVSGLGKDSGAKEITLLVGDGTQIIKEIKVPLKSDNGEVDLQQIWAQKKINALDIQYEDHRDEIEAIGKQFGIVTRNTSLIVLENVEDYIRYAITPPVELLPEFNRLKKEERIEKEERVADLLTQAQNITEQLQSWWNTDFQQKTKYPQRDRSGRSTHTTIAQDEPTATIVAPPIPSRPSASPVATPAVVESRSAEGANNKSVSASANSRAANATVSEVALEEISSTDALKESVTVNAVQALEGRVAGVQVANTRDQVSGKISIPEIKEDNTYLKELNQAKDPYKSYLQLRDQYMGTPTFYFDVANFFFKRGDKQKALLILSAMADLQIENADLYKTISYKLREWGDVDNALYITGKVLKWRPMDPQSHRDYALVLQDKGRYNEALEELYGILIQSYSAEAANRDDGIEEILVMEINNLIKLQKNATAKVAVEKKLVADLPVDIRVVINWNSQNTDIDLWVTDPNGEKCFYSNPATAIGGRLSNDFTGGYGPEQFLLKKALKGKYKIEADFYNVSSLTLAGPAAVLAEIFTYYSSGRRERKLTTIYLDRDKERNILVGEFVF; via the coding sequence ATGAAAAAGACAGTATTAGCCCTCCTCATCTTATTGGTATTTTCCAATGTGGATACAAAGTCTCAAATAAAACCCGGCCGTGAGGTACCCAGCTTAAAAATAAAAAATGAGCAACGTGTAGATGCAGCAAAACTCGTCGACCTAAAAGTGGCTGTCAGTATTTTTGGAAATATTGCAAAAACATCCATGACCATGACTTTCGAAAACACGACAAATCGGGATCTCGAAGGGGAACTTACTTTCCCGATGCCTGAAGGTGTTTCCGTTAGCGGTTATGCCTTGGATATCAATGGAAAATTACGCCAGGCGGTACCAGTAGACAAAAACAAAGGCACCGAAGTTTTTGAAAGTATAGAAACACGACGAGTAGACCCCGGGCTACTTGAAAAAGTAGAAGGAAACAATTTCCGAAGCCGAATCTATCCCCTACCTTCAAAAGGACGACGTACGATCCAGATTAGTTATTCCGAGAACCTAACACCAGAATCCGATCAGGCGTTATACTATTATCTGCCTTTGAACTATAATTCCATTATTGAAAACGTCGAGCTGAACATCAACGTTTATCAAGGCAATAAAAAGCCAAGCTTTACCGAGCAACCCGATGGTTCCTTGGCTTTTTCTGAACAAAACCATAACTACGCTGCTACATTACACAAGCAACAGTTCAAATCTTCAAAAAATCTCGCGATTAAACTCCCTTTAAACGAAAACGCCGTCTCAGGATTAAAACAATTCAACCAGGATGGCAGTTTTTACTTTCTAGCCAATGCAAAATTGGAAATACCTAAACAAACGCAAAAAAAATGGGGCAACAGCATAGCCATTATTTGGGATCGTTCATTAAGTTCAAAAAATAGAGATCTGGAAAAAGAGTTCAGCCTCCTGGATCAGTTTTTCAGTGAAAATCAGAATATATCAGTGGATCTAGGCTATTTAGATATACGTTTCAGCAAAGCCCGGACATTTCAGATCAGCCAGGGAAACTGGGAAGAGTTGAGAAATCAGCTGAAACAAACAGTTTATGATGGTGGAACCGACTATAGCCAAGTAAAGAGCGGAGTGCTACATGGCGCAAATTATCTCTTTTTCAGTGACGGACTTTCTACATTTGGCCAGAGCAAAATTGTGCTTGATCAGCCTACTTATTGCATCACCTCTTCAACCAGCTCAGACTATGCTAATCTCAAACAAATTGCCCAGACTCATTATGGGAAAATGGTCAATTTGACAAATACAACAAGCACTCAAGCCTATAATACGTTAAATTCGATCGACCTCCTCTTTTTGGGAGTAAAAGAACAATATGCTTTTACGGAAATCTATCCTGAGAAAGGCTCACCTGTTCAATCCTATTTTTCTGTTTCGGGACTTGGCAAAGACAGTGGGGCAAAAGAAATCACACTTTTAGTTGGTGATGGCACCCAGATAATTAAAGAAATCAAAGTTCCATTAAAGTCTGACAATGGGGAGGTCGATCTGCAACAGATCTGGGCACAAAAGAAAATAAATGCATTAGACATCCAATACGAAGACCATCGGGATGAAATCGAAGCAATCGGAAAGCAATTTGGCATTGTGACACGGAATACCAGTTTAATCGTTCTGGAAAATGTAGAAGATTATATACGTTATGCAATTACACCGCCAGTGGAGCTGCTTCCCGAATTCAATCGTCTCAAAAAAGAAGAACGCATAGAAAAGGAAGAACGCGTAGCAGATTTATTGACACAGGCCCAAAATATCACCGAGCAGCTCCAATCCTGGTGGAATACCGACTTTCAGCAAAAAACGAAATACCCACAACGGGATCGGTCAGGTCGGTCGACTCATACAACTATTGCCCAAGACGAGCCCACTGCAACTATTGTTGCTCCCCCAATACCGTCTCGTCCTTCGGCAAGCCCAGTGGCTACACCCGCGGTCGTGGAATCCAGATCAGCAGAGGGTGCTAACAACAAGAGCGTGTCTGCGTCCGCCAATTCAAGAGCAGCTAACGCAACAGTCAGCGAAGTAGCGCTGGAGGAGATCTCATCCACCGACGCACTTAAAGAATCCGTCACTGTAAATGCTGTTCAAGCACTAGAAGGGCGAGTCGCTGGAGTACAGGTAGCGAATACCCGCGATCAGGTATCTGGAAAAATAAGTATTCCCGAAATTAAGGAAGACAATACCTACCTAAAGGAGCTTAACCAAGCCAAAGATCCTTACAAAAGCTATCTTCAGCTTCGGGATCAGTATATGGGTACACCAACGTTCTATTTTGATGTCGCCAACTTCTTTTTCAAAAGGGGAGATAAACAAAAAGCATTGCTTATCCTAAGTGCCATGGCAGACCTCCAAATTGAAAATGCTGATCTTTACAAAACCATTTCATACAAACTCAGGGAATGGGGAGACGTCGACAACGCGTTGTACATAACCGGTAAAGTATTAAAATGGCGACCAATGGATCCACAGAGTCATCGTGACTACGCCTTAGTATTACAGGATAAGGGCCGTTACAACGAAGCCTTGGAAGAACTTTATGGCATCTTGATACAAAGCTATTCAGCGGAAGCCGCAAATAGAGATGATGGCATTGAAGAAATCCTTGTCATGGAGATAAATAACCTCATTAAACTTCAGAAAAACGCAACGGCTAAAGTTGCCGTAGAAAAGAAACTTGTCGCTGATCTACCTGTTGACATCCGGGTAGTCATCAACTGGAATTCCCAAAACACCGATATTGACCTCTGGGTAACAGATCCAAATGGAGAAAAATGTTTTTACAGCAATCCCGCAACAGCAATTGGAGGTCGATTAAGCAATGACTTTACGGGAGGCTACGGTCCAGAACAATTCCTATTAAAAAAAGCATTGAAAGGAAAATATAAAATAGAAGCTGATTTCTATAACGTTAGTTCCTTGACTCTGGCAGGTCCTGCTGCTGTGCTAGCTGAAATCTTCACCTATTATAGTTCAGGAAGACGAGAACGGAAACTCACGACAATCTACCTTGATCGTGACAAAGAAAGAAATATATTAGTGGGTGAATTTGTGTTTTAG
- a CDS encoding EamA family transporter, with translation MSKIQLNRNILILHLTILIWGFTGILGSLISVSAIHLVWYRVAIASISLLVYFLLTKQSILVFRKQFLQFFMVGAVVGLHWVLFFYSIKVSTVSVTLVTLSSVTLFTAILEPIVNKKRIALLDIVVGLVIIVGIYTIFSFETHYLVGLLAGLGCAFCASIFSIANARMVKKSSPTLITFYEMLGACFWISILMLFTGDFNAEMKLGQQDLIYLLLLGVVCTAVAYVMGVAVMKELSAFTVALTTNLEPVYGILLAMLIFGQKETMSGGFYLGACIVLGAVFTYPYVKTKLEKRQKELIIRKLH, from the coding sequence ATGTCTAAAATTCAACTAAATCGGAATATTCTAATTCTGCATTTAACAATCCTTATTTGGGGGTTTACAGGGATCTTGGGTAGTCTCATTTCTGTTTCTGCTATTCATCTGGTGTGGTATCGTGTGGCGATTGCGTCTATTTCCTTGTTGGTCTATTTTCTGTTGACCAAACAATCAATATTGGTTTTTCGAAAACAGTTCCTTCAGTTTTTTATGGTCGGGGCCGTTGTCGGTTTACACTGGGTTTTGTTTTTCTATTCCATTAAGGTATCTACCGTCTCGGTAACACTGGTTACTTTGTCTTCGGTGACATTGTTTACGGCCATATTGGAACCTATTGTAAACAAAAAACGTATCGCATTACTGGATATTGTCGTCGGTCTGGTGATTATTGTAGGGATTTATACTATATTTTCGTTCGAGACTCATTATTTGGTCGGTTTATTGGCCGGTCTCGGTTGCGCTTTCTGTGCAAGTATATTTTCCATTGCCAATGCAAGAATGGTCAAGAAATCCAGCCCAACGCTGATCACATTTTATGAAATGCTGGGAGCATGTTTTTGGATCAGTATACTCATGCTGTTTACAGGAGATTTTAATGCTGAGATGAAATTGGGACAACAGGATCTGATTTATCTTTTATTATTAGGCGTAGTTTGTACGGCGGTTGCCTATGTGATGGGGGTAGCAGTGATGAAGGAATTATCTGCTTTTACGGTTGCATTAACTACCAATCTGGAGCCTGTCTATGGTATACTTTTAGCTATGTTGATCTTTGGTCAGAAAGAAACGATGAGCGGTGGATTTTACCTTGGTGCCTGTATCGTTCTCGGTGCTGTTTTTACCTACCCTTATGTGAAAACGAAACTGGAGAAAAGACAAAAAGAACTTATCATCCGTAAATTGCATTAA
- a CDS encoding LptF/LptG family permease codes for MLSLIDRYIIKKYLTTFVFTMAIFTVVMVVFDVSERLDDFLKYKAPLDKIIFEYYAGFIPFYLNFLCPLINFIAVIFFTSKMADQTEIVPILSAGYSFNRLLRPYMISATLIFIVSLVFNIFIIPHTNKMKVDFENIYVKPLKDNSRVSTHMQLDKNSYVYIDNFDNTTKTGYGFVLEIFKGDTLREKMMADRITWDSVATKWKIEGYTNRIINGLHERMDKGTVKDTTLDMKPSDFELRDNMFTAMDTRELNIRIHKEETRGTGVMNDLLLEKYKRYVYPFSAFVLTLMGVALSSKKVRGGIGLSLGIGIGLSFTYIVFIQFATMFSLKGGLPPLVAVLIPNVTFFLVAIYLTIKAPK; via the coding sequence ATGCTTTCGTTAATCGATCGTTACATCATCAAAAAGTACCTGACAACATTTGTGTTCACGATGGCCATATTCACCGTGGTTATGGTTGTTTTTGATGTGTCCGAAAGATTGGATGACTTTTTGAAATATAAGGCACCTTTAGATAAGATTATCTTTGAGTATTATGCTGGATTTATTCCATTCTATCTTAATTTTCTCTGTCCACTGATTAATTTTATTGCGGTTATCTTTTTTACCTCAAAAATGGCAGATCAGACCGAGATTGTTCCGATATTAAGTGCGGGATACAGTTTCAACCGTTTGTTGCGGCCTTATATGATATCTGCAACATTGATCTTTATCGTTTCTTTGGTGTTCAATATCTTCATTATTCCGCATACCAATAAAATGAAGGTAGATTTTGAGAATATCTATGTGAAGCCATTGAAAGATAATTCTCGTGTCTCAACGCATATGCAGCTGGATAAAAACAGCTATGTGTATATTGATAATTTTGATAATACCACCAAAACGGGCTATGGTTTTGTATTGGAGATTTTCAAGGGGGATACATTGAGGGAGAAGATGATGGCAGACCGTATCACATGGGATTCTGTGGCGACAAAATGGAAAATTGAGGGATACACCAATCGTATTATTAATGGTCTACATGAGCGAATGGACAAAGGAACGGTCAAAGATACGACCTTGGACATGAAACCATCGGATTTTGAATTACGGGATAATATGTTTACTGCAATGGATACCCGTGAACTCAATATTCGTATTCATAAAGAGGAAACAAGGGGGACTGGGGTAATGAACGATCTGTTGCTGGAGAAATATAAACGTTATGTCTATCCATTCTCCGCTTTTGTTTTGACCCTAATGGGGGTGGCTCTTTCTTCCAAAAAGGTCAGAGGGGGGATTGGTTTAAGTTTGGGTATCGGAATCGGCTTAAGTTTTACATATATTGTTTTTATTCAATTTGCGACCATGTTTTCGCTGAAAGGAGGATTGCCACCATTGGTTGCGGTATTGATTCCTAATGTGACGTTCTTTTTGGTGGCAATTTATCTGACGATAAAGGCTCCAAAATAA
- the tgt gene encoding tRNA guanosine(34) transglycosylase Tgt: MKFTLQAQDTLSKARAGVVETAHGPIQTPIFMPVGTAGTVKAIHQHELKNDIEAQIILGNTYHLYLRPGLDVLNKAGGLHKFNGWDRPILTDSGGYQVYSLTEVRKIKEEGVTFRSHIDGSKHLFTPENVMDTQRIIGADIIMAFDECTPYPCDYGYARRSLDMTHRWLKRCVDRFDSTDPLYGYDQTLFPIVQGSVYKDLRIKSAETIASFNRDGNAIGGLSVGEPAEEMYAMTEVVCDILPQEKPRYLMGVGTPVNILENIALGVDMFDCVMPTRNARNGMLFTQNGIINIKNEKWKDDFSPIEAESDLHTDLFYSKAYLRHLIKSQEILGAQIASLHNLHFYLWLVNQAREKIIDGTFYDWKNKMVKILDQRL, encoded by the coding sequence ATGAAATTTACGCTACAAGCACAAGATACACTATCAAAAGCACGTGCGGGTGTTGTCGAAACTGCACACGGTCCCATTCAAACTCCAATCTTTATGCCTGTTGGCACCGCTGGTACGGTGAAAGCCATTCATCAGCATGAGTTGAAAAATGATATTGAAGCACAGATTATTTTAGGTAATACCTATCATCTTTATCTGCGTCCGGGATTGGATGTGCTGAATAAGGCCGGAGGGTTACATAAGTTTAATGGTTGGGATCGTCCGATCTTGACGGATTCAGGCGGTTATCAAGTATACTCATTGACAGAGGTGCGTAAGATTAAAGAAGAGGGAGTTACTTTCCGTTCGCATATTGATGGTTCAAAACATCTTTTTACACCAGAAAATGTGATGGATACGCAGCGTATTATCGGTGCAGATATCATTATGGCATTTGATGAATGTACACCTTATCCATGTGATTATGGTTATGCACGTCGTTCTTTGGATATGACCCATCGTTGGTTGAAGCGCTGTGTAGATCGTTTTGATAGCACTGATCCCCTTTATGGATATGATCAGACATTATTTCCTATAGTGCAGGGATCGGTTTATAAAGATTTAAGAATAAAATCCGCAGAGACAATAGCATCCTTTAATCGGGATGGAAATGCAATTGGTGGATTATCCGTGGGTGAACCGGCAGAGGAAATGTACGCGATGACCGAGGTGGTTTGTGATATTCTACCTCAAGAAAAACCGCGTTATTTAATGGGGGTAGGTACTCCTGTAAATATCCTGGAAAATATCGCTTTGGGGGTTGATATGTTTGACTGTGTGATGCCAACGCGTAATGCGCGAAATGGTATGTTGTTTACACAAAATGGTATCATCAACATCAAGAATGAAAAATGGAAAGATGATTTTTCGCCTATTGAAGCAGAAAGTGATTTACATACTGATCTATTTTATTCAAAGGCTTATTTAAGACATCTGATAAAATCACAGGAAATTTTAGGAGCGCAAATTGCTTCATTACACAATTTACATTTTTATCTTTGGTTGGTCAATCAAGCCCGGGAGAAAATCATAGATGGTACATTCTATGACTGGAAAAATAAAATGGTGAAAATTTTGGATCAACGTTTGTAA
- a CDS encoding glycosyltransferase, with the protein MRLSLWAMLDLHVFLANLPYIIFGILGLFLLAQLYYILFVYSKLSRYQIETNQTETDLPPLSVIICAHNEQDNLREFLPSILNQDYTNFEVIVVNDFSTDETPWVLQEFDKQYAHLKIVDIKEHIRLKHGKKFAVSMGIKASKYETLVFTDADCVPQSDQWLKEVASAFRPETEIVLGYSPYFKKRGLLNLLIRFETSHTAMSYLSYALKGDAYMGVGRNMAYKKELFFRNKGFAAHMHIKSGDDDLFVNQNATAINVNIALAPAAIVYSAPKTTWKSYYKQKARHSGASTIYKKRHQRMLGTQLVSAVLFYLTLIAVTIAFPTFWYVPLTAYLLRLFAQWAVFTSIYKKLEVKELIWWLPLVDFIYYFYICINGLFSRKKKKISWK; encoded by the coding sequence ATGCGCTTATCTTTGTGGGCTATGCTTGACCTACATGTATTTTTGGCCAATCTTCCATATATCATATTTGGGATATTAGGTCTTTTCCTATTGGCACAATTATATTACATCTTATTTGTTTACAGCAAATTGAGCAGGTACCAAATTGAAACGAATCAAACAGAAACCGATCTTCCTCCATTATCTGTCATTATCTGTGCGCACAATGAACAGGACAATCTTAGGGAATTTCTGCCCAGCATCCTCAATCAAGATTATACCAATTTCGAGGTCATTGTCGTAAATGATTTTTCTACAGACGAAACCCCTTGGGTACTTCAAGAATTTGATAAGCAATATGCTCATTTAAAGATTGTCGATATCAAAGAGCATATCCGGTTGAAACATGGTAAAAAATTCGCTGTGAGCATGGGGATCAAAGCTTCAAAATATGAAACTTTGGTATTTACCGATGCAGATTGCGTACCTCAATCTGATCAATGGTTGAAAGAAGTTGCTTCTGCCTTTAGACCAGAGACCGAAATCGTATTAGGCTATTCGCCCTATTTTAAGAAAAGAGGTTTACTCAATCTCTTAATCCGGTTTGAAACGAGCCACACTGCCATGAGTTACCTCTCCTATGCACTCAAAGGAGATGCCTATATGGGAGTCGGTCGAAATATGGCCTACAAAAAAGAGCTCTTCTTTCGAAATAAAGGATTTGCAGCACACATGCATATTAAATCTGGTGATGATGATCTTTTTGTCAATCAAAATGCAACAGCAATAAACGTCAATATCGCCCTTGCACCAGCTGCTATTGTTTACTCAGCTCCCAAAACAACCTGGAAAAGTTATTATAAACAAAAAGCAAGACATTCCGGTGCATCCACCATCTATAAAAAACGCCATCAACGCATGTTGGGAACCCAACTGGTTTCTGCGGTATTATTTTACCTGACTCTGATTGCTGTTACTATTGCATTCCCCACTTTTTGGTATGTCCCCCTTACAGCTTATCTATTGAGACTATTCGCACAATGGGCCGTTTTTACATCTATTTACAAGAAACTCGAAGTGAAAGAACTGATTTGGTGGCTTCCTTTGGTAGACTTCATCTACTATTTCTATATTTGCATCAATGGTTTGTTCAGCCGAAAAAAGAAAAAAATAAGCTGGAAATAA
- the rsmG gene encoding 16S rRNA (guanine(527)-N(7))-methyltransferase RsmG, with product MNPTVDIIYAYFPKLTDVQKEQFAKLADLYTLWNSQINVISRKDIDSLYLHHVLHSLGIAKFVQELAPGTQVLDVGTGGGFPGIPMAILFPEVKFHLVDSIGKKIKVVREVAAALGLKNVEADHIRAEQLDDKYDFVISRAVTRLGDFTPWIRNKFTKKDKNGIPNGILYLKGGDLSEEIKESKLKAELHPLSSYFKEDFFDTKYLVYVPM from the coding sequence TTGAATCCTACAGTCGATATCATCTACGCCTACTTTCCGAAATTAACGGATGTACAGAAAGAACAGTTTGCCAAACTTGCAGACCTCTATACCTTATGGAATAGCCAGATCAATGTAATTTCACGTAAAGACATCGATAGTCTATACCTTCATCATGTATTACATTCATTGGGTATAGCCAAATTTGTGCAGGAATTAGCTCCAGGAACACAGGTTTTAGATGTGGGAACTGGCGGTGGTTTTCCCGGCATTCCTATGGCTATCTTATTTCCAGAAGTTAAGTTCCATTTAGTAGATTCTATCGGAAAAAAAATCAAAGTAGTTCGTGAGGTTGCAGCCGCTTTAGGACTTAAAAATGTTGAAGCCGATCATATTCGTGCCGAACAATTAGACGACAAATACGACTTCGTCATATCCCGAGCTGTAACCAGGCTCGGAGATTTTACACCTTGGATCCGAAACAAATTTACAAAAAAAGACAAAAACGGAATTCCAAACGGAATTCTCTACCTCAAAGGTGGCGACCTAAGTGAGGAAATTAAAGAATCCAAATTAAAAGCTGAATTGCACCCGCTTTCGAGTTACTTTAAGGAAGACTTCTTCGATACAAAATATTTGGTATACGTACCTATGTAG